The Stigmatella ashevillena genomic sequence CCCTGGCGGGGTTTCTTCTCGGACACACTGCGGCGGCCTCCCGGGTTCTCCCCGTTCCAGTCCTCGGTACCCTGCCGGTTGTCCAGCGGATCCGAGGCCTTTTGCTTGGGATTGCCGCCGCCGCCCAAGGCGGTGCTGACCAGCGCGTTCACCAACCGGCCGATCTCCGCCTTCTCCTGGCCGAACTCGTCGCCTTGGAGCACCACGCGCCGGCCCGCGAGCTTCTTGCCACTCTGCAAGTCGAAGAAGCCCACCACCAGCTCCGTGCCCTGGGGGCCCAGGGCCTTGATCGTTCCGAGCACGCCCCGGTCCACGCCCAGGGCCTTGCCCAGCGCGGAGGCCGCCGGGCTGGGCGCCGTCTTGATGATCTCCCCGGCCACCGTGTCGAGCTGTGCGTCGTACTTCTTGTACGCCGTGGTGGGGCTGAGCTCGGCGGTCACCTCCACGTCATCCGGAGACACCTCGATGATCTGGCCATGCTGCCGGAAGCCGGGGCGCTCCAGGCGCAGCAGGTGTTTGCCCACCTGCATCGTGTTCACCGTCATCGGCGTGTAGCCCTGGAAATCCCCATCCATATAAACGCGCGCGCCCGCGGGCTTGGATTTCACCAGCGCGTTGCCGCGCAGCATCGCGCTGCGGCCGGTGGCCACCTGGGCGCGCAGGGAGATGAATTCCTTGGAGTAGCGCTTGGGGCTCAGCTCGAACGTGGGGTTGAGCGCCATCAAGTCGATGAGGTGGAGCCGGGCCTCCTCCACATCCCCCCGCCGGTGAAGCACGGCGGCATACAGGGCGGTCGCCTCGCACAGCTCCTTGCAGGCGCTCATCATCGCCGCGGCCGCCTGCAACTCCTTGAGGGCGGCGCGCAGCTTGCGCTCCGCGTCCTCGTAGTCGTTGGCCTCGTAGGCCTTCACGCTCTCCGAGAGCCCCTGGGTGCCCCGCTGGAGCGAGGCCTTGGCTTCCTCATCCGGGGGCATGCCGAACAGCTCTTCGGGTTTGCGCACGGTGAACCCGGAGAACTCCGCAAGCCCCTCGTTCATGTAGGTTTCGAGCTTCACGCCGCGCGCCTCGGCTCCCTGGTCCATGGGAATGAGGAGGGCGCTGACCCGCCGCGGGGTGGGGGGCGGGGAGGCCAGGGCCAGGGCGGGGAGCAACGTGA encodes the following:
- a CDS encoding PEGA domain-containing protein; protein product: MKVLALTLLPALALASPPPTPRRVSALLIPMDQGAEARGVKLETYMNEGLAEFSGFTVRKPEELFGMPPDEEAKASLQRGTQGLSESVKAYEANDYEDAERKLRAALKELQAAAAMMSACKELCEATALYAAVLHRRGDVEEARLHLIDLMALNPTFELSPKRYSKEFISLRAQVATGRSAMLRGNALVKSKPAGARVYMDGDFQGYTPMTVNTMQVGKHLLRLERPGFRQHGQIIEVSPDDVEVTAELSPTTAYKKYDAQLDTVAGEIIKTAPSPAASALGKALGVDRGVLGTIKALGPQGTELVVGFFDLQSGKKLAGRRVVLQGDEFGQEKAEIGRLVNALVSTALGGGGNPKQKASDPLDNRQGTEDWNGENPGGRRSVSEKKPRQGDPLDGVNGTEDW